Proteins encoded within one genomic window of Streptomyces rubradiris:
- a CDS encoding helix-turn-helix domain-containing protein, giving the protein MHQPLTYEVNGDAIREERMQAGLTQTELAKRAGITPRYVSHLETGTRRHMGPQTYRRLREALNATDARLRLTPPRPTEDPPHPAERE; this is encoded by the coding sequence ATGCACCAACCGCTGACCTACGAGGTCAACGGGGACGCGATCCGCGAGGAGCGCATGCAAGCGGGCCTGACTCAGACCGAGTTGGCCAAACGTGCGGGCATAACCCCCCGCTACGTCAGCCACCTCGAAACCGGCACCCGCAGACACATGGGCCCCCAGACGTACCGGCGCCTCCGCGAAGCCCTCAACGCGACCGATGCACGCCTACGGCTCACGCCTCCTCGCCCCACCGAGGACCCTCCTCACCCTGCCGAAAGGGAATGA
- a CDS encoding DNA-binding protein, producing MPTDKSWYHRPQPPADPDQEYMTVQETAYVLRASTNWLRRLLKKNPHLCGRNGKRGLIVTNREQRAAIHTIRSAGDPRQGRSMPRSRRQPTARSRAAVAA from the coding sequence GTGCCCACGGACAAGAGCTGGTACCACCGGCCGCAACCGCCGGCGGACCCGGACCAGGAGTACATGACCGTGCAGGAGACGGCCTACGTGCTGCGCGCCAGCACCAACTGGCTCCGCCGTCTCCTGAAGAAGAACCCGCACCTGTGCGGCCGGAACGGAAAGCGCGGGCTGATCGTCACGAACCGCGAGCAGCGCGCCGCCATCCACACCATCCGCAGCGCCGGCGACCCGCGTCAGGGTCGCTCGATGCCGCGGTCCCGCCGCCAGCCGACTGCCCGTTCGCGGGCCGCTGTCGCCGCCTGA
- a CDS encoding DeoR family transcriptional regulator, with the protein MSTAQQRRTRLLNTIRQQPHEVRTGEVMALYRAHGWGPSRTTARRDLQYLARHGQLTEHGPADDRYYTLTWKDGHA; encoded by the coding sequence GTGAGCACCGCCCAGCAGCGCCGCACCCGCCTCCTCAACACCATCCGCCAGCAGCCCCACGAGGTCCGCACCGGCGAGGTCATGGCCCTCTACCGGGCGCACGGCTGGGGCCCGTCCCGGACCACCGCCCGCCGCGACCTCCAGTACCTCGCCCGGCACGGCCAGCTCACCGAGCACGGGCCGGCGGACGACCGCTACTACACCCTCACCTGGAAGGACGGCCACGCGTGA
- a CDS encoding PD-(D/E)XK nuclease-like domain-containing protein — protein sequence MTITTDAGAQAPAAGPVIRDDLTAEQYHADRTSISSSGLRALLPPGCPAQFKYDRDNPPAPKREFDLGHAAHKLVLGEGPEFRIIDFPDYKKTAAQNQRDEAYALGLVPLLPKEHDQVQAMAEAIRQHPIAGPLFTPGTGRAELSIFWTDRETGIRCRVRPDWLKELPGLVLAADYKTIKSADPDTVSRAIRDHSYHQQDAFYTDGIWAALDPEDMRFVFVFQSKQAPYLITVRELAQQDRDIGRARNQRALRLYADCERTGIWPDWTGPVTEIPTISMPSYDTLRQAEEYLQ from the coding sequence GTGACCATTACGACCGACGCCGGGGCTCAGGCCCCGGCCGCCGGCCCGGTCATCCGGGACGACCTGACCGCCGAGCAATACCACGCCGACCGCACGTCCATCTCCTCGTCCGGGCTGCGCGCCCTGCTGCCGCCCGGCTGCCCCGCCCAATTCAAGTACGACCGGGACAACCCGCCGGCACCGAAGCGGGAGTTCGACCTGGGGCACGCCGCGCACAAGCTGGTCCTCGGCGAGGGCCCGGAGTTCCGGATCATCGACTTCCCGGACTACAAGAAAACCGCCGCCCAGAACCAGCGCGACGAGGCGTACGCCCTCGGTCTGGTGCCGCTCCTCCCCAAGGAGCACGACCAGGTGCAGGCGATGGCCGAGGCGATCCGACAGCACCCGATCGCTGGACCGCTGTTCACCCCGGGCACCGGCCGCGCGGAACTGTCGATCTTCTGGACTGACCGGGAGACGGGTATCCGCTGCCGGGTCCGCCCGGATTGGCTCAAGGAGCTCCCGGGCCTGGTCCTCGCGGCTGACTACAAGACGATCAAGTCGGCTGACCCGGACACTGTGTCCCGCGCGATCCGCGACCACTCGTACCACCAGCAGGACGCCTTCTACACCGACGGAATCTGGGCCGCCCTGGACCCGGAGGACATGCGCTTCGTCTTCGTCTTCCAGTCGAAGCAGGCTCCGTATCTGATCACGGTGCGCGAACTCGCGCAACAGGACCGGGACATAGGCCGCGCCCGTAACCAACGCGCCCTCCGCCTCTACGCGGACTGCGAGCGCACGGGGATCTGGCCCGACTGGACCGGCCCCGTCACCGAGATCCCCACGATCTCCATGCCCTCCTACGACACCCTCCGCCAAGCCGAGGAGTACCTCCAGTGA
- a CDS encoding exonuclease domain-containing protein — MEQNHTAAPPWYLGRLCGFDLETTGVSPVRDRIVTACVVQCGGAQPVASATWMADPGVEIPEQAAAVHGITTELARAEGRPAGEVVEQVVTALTAVVMSGIPIIVMNAAYDLTMLDREARRHGVQPLADTVGPDLRVVDPFVLDKHVDPYRSGKRTLTDLCRHYQVPLDGAHDAAADALAACRVAWRIANVHSKIGNATLAQLHEMQVEWAREQAESLAKYFRNTPGKEDRAKTVRGDWPLIPAQRTEGQ; from the coding sequence ATGGAGCAGAACCACACCGCGGCCCCGCCGTGGTACCTCGGCCGCCTCTGCGGCTTCGACCTGGAGACCACGGGCGTGAGCCCGGTCCGGGACCGGATCGTCACCGCGTGCGTCGTGCAGTGCGGCGGCGCTCAGCCGGTCGCATCCGCCACCTGGATGGCCGACCCCGGCGTCGAGATCCCCGAGCAGGCCGCTGCGGTGCACGGCATCACCACCGAGCTAGCCCGTGCCGAGGGTCGTCCGGCCGGCGAGGTTGTCGAGCAGGTCGTCACCGCGCTGACCGCGGTGGTCATGTCCGGGATCCCGATCATCGTCATGAACGCGGCCTACGACCTGACCATGCTGGACCGGGAGGCACGCCGGCACGGCGTCCAGCCGCTCGCTGACACCGTGGGCCCGGACCTGCGGGTCGTCGACCCGTTCGTGCTGGACAAGCACGTCGACCCGTACCGGAGCGGGAAGCGGACGCTGACGGACCTGTGCCGCCACTACCAGGTGCCGCTGGACGGCGCGCATGACGCGGCGGCGGATGCGCTGGCCGCGTGCCGGGTGGCGTGGCGGATTGCCAACGTCCACTCGAAGATCGGCAACGCCACCCTCGCCCAGCTGCACGAGATGCAGGTCGAGTGGGCGCGCGAGCAGGCCGAATCGCTCGCCAAGTACTTCCGGAACACCCCCGGCAAAGAGGACCGCGCAAAAACCGTGCGCGGTGACTGGCCCCTGATCCCTGCTCAGCGAACGGAGGGCCAGTGA
- a CDS encoding restriction endonuclease has product MTSNYEKGRALEHRVRAHLREEGYEVLRTAGSKSKVDLVAIKPGQILLVQCKRSGALPPAEWNALWDLAQMIGAVPVLAEQLPRGRRYWRLTARKDRPGARQPYVELTLDELAAGVTA; this is encoded by the coding sequence ATGACCAGCAACTACGAGAAGGGCCGCGCGCTGGAGCACCGCGTCCGCGCCCACCTCCGCGAGGAGGGCTACGAAGTCCTGCGCACCGCCGGCTCCAAGAGCAAGGTCGATCTGGTCGCGATCAAGCCGGGGCAGATCCTGCTCGTCCAGTGCAAGCGCAGCGGCGCCCTGCCGCCGGCCGAGTGGAACGCGCTGTGGGACCTCGCGCAGATGATCGGCGCGGTCCCGGTCCTCGCCGAGCAACTCCCGCGCGGGCGCCGCTACTGGCGGCTCACCGCCCGCAAGGACCGTCCGGGCGCCCGGCAGCCGTACGTCGAGCTGACGCTGGACGAACTCGCCGCGGGGGTGACTGCCTGA
- a CDS encoding WhiB family transcriptional regulator: MSNYTGAVPDTVRQPDWRTRSACQDYDPELFFSTGAEGTAKAVCRGCPVREECLNHALDERIEDGVWGGLTDDERRDIRRRAVQWKLTALETQRRLRLAEQPPRQRTMQEVFAESTLATLGDHLAWTGSVKPKFRGRAYTPAQFAFIVGRGRAPEGAVRRTCGTPECVRPEHLSDGAERQAASTPAAA; this comes from the coding sequence ATGAGCAACTACACCGGCGCTGTCCCTGACACGGTCCGGCAGCCAGACTGGCGGACCCGCAGCGCGTGCCAGGACTACGACCCCGAGCTGTTCTTCAGTACGGGCGCCGAGGGGACCGCGAAGGCTGTGTGCCGCGGCTGCCCGGTGCGCGAGGAGTGCCTCAACCACGCTTTGGACGAGCGCATTGAGGACGGCGTGTGGGGCGGACTCACGGACGACGAGCGCCGCGACATCCGCCGCAGGGCCGTCCAGTGGAAGCTGACAGCCCTGGAAACCCAGCGGCGCCTCCGTCTCGCCGAGCAGCCGCCACGGCAGCGGACGATGCAGGAGGTGTTCGCGGAGAGCACCCTCGCAACGCTCGGCGACCACCTCGCATGGACGGGCTCCGTCAAGCCGAAGTTCCGGGGCCGCGCCTACACGCCCGCCCAGTTCGCGTTCATCGTCGGCCGCGGCCGGGCGCCCGAGGGCGCGGTACGACGCACCTGCGGCACCCCGGAGTGCGTGCGGCCCGAGCACCTGTCCGACGGCGCCGAACGACAGGCCGCGAGTACACCGGCCGCGGCCTGA
- a CDS encoding type II toxin-antitoxin system Phd/YefM family antitoxin: MTYTLAMALHPKIEIKEDGVAEVGMTDARAALTSLIREVSWGQRPGAFTERGKRVAMLVPPEFYEQAVRERAALERVRNQWPDVYSDLFGDLPG, translated from the coding sequence ATGACTTACACTCTGGCCATGGCCCTTCACCCGAAGATCGAGATCAAGGAAGACGGCGTGGCCGAAGTCGGCATGACCGACGCGCGCGCCGCGCTGACGTCGCTGATCCGCGAGGTCAGCTGGGGCCAGCGGCCAGGAGCCTTCACTGAGCGCGGCAAGCGGGTGGCAATGCTCGTGCCGCCCGAGTTCTACGAGCAGGCGGTCAGAGAACGGGCTGCCCTCGAACGCGTGCGCAACCAGTGGCCTGACGTGTACTCGGACCTGTTCGGCGATCTCCCCGGATGA
- a CDS encoding NUDIX hydrolase — protein sequence MNADQLAELKPLAAVIEAAIAETPIRLGTDDWGTVLGARLLADVAAYMGRTLGPDAPILGEIQAERARQDAKWGEKNHPDGTGNKSQQDRAEAARRWCESAFGSGYGTWADILTEEVAEAEAERVPARLRAELIQVAAVAVAWIGAIDRRTGGEAR from the coding sequence ATGAACGCCGACCAGCTCGCCGAGCTGAAGCCCCTCGCCGCCGTCATCGAAGCCGCTATCGCCGAGACCCCGATCCGGCTCGGCACCGACGACTGGGGCACCGTCCTCGGAGCCCGCCTCCTCGCTGACGTCGCCGCCTACATGGGCCGCACCCTCGGCCCCGACGCCCCGATCCTCGGCGAGATCCAGGCTGAGCGCGCCCGCCAGGACGCCAAGTGGGGCGAGAAGAACCACCCCGACGGCACTGGCAACAAGAGCCAGCAGGACCGCGCCGAGGCAGCGCGCCGCTGGTGCGAGAGCGCCTTCGGATCGGGATACGGCACCTGGGCCGACATCCTCACCGAGGAGGTCGCAGAGGCCGAGGCAGAACGGGTCCCGGCCCGACTGCGCGCCGAGCTGATCCAGGTCGCCGCTGTCGCTGTCGCGTGGATCGGCGCTATCGACCGCCGCACCGGCGGCGAAGCCCGGTGA
- a CDS encoding MazG-like family protein, with protein sequence MLTPDQWTTIHNLTTWLDQQNGRSQQEITLRILKLTEEAGEVAQAWIGTVGQNPRKGTTHTTADVADELVDVIVTATVALTSITDQPETVLAHKLKAIADRPRTPTT encoded by the coding sequence ATGCTCACCCCCGACCAGTGGACAACAATCCACAACCTCACCACCTGGCTCGACCAGCAGAACGGCCGCTCCCAGCAGGAGATCACCCTCCGCATCCTCAAGCTGACCGAGGAGGCCGGCGAGGTCGCCCAGGCCTGGATCGGCACCGTCGGCCAGAACCCCCGCAAGGGCACCACCCACACGACCGCCGACGTCGCCGACGAACTCGTCGACGTGATCGTCACCGCCACGGTCGCTCTCACCTCCATCACCGACCAACCAGAAACCGTCCTCGCCCACAAGCTCAAGGCGATCGCAGACCGGCCCCGCACCCCCACCACCTGA
- a CDS encoding helix-turn-helix domain-containing protein gives MDDEEVRRVSDALDAVEQIADREERVRAQSKIMAEQVRRNKVWAQERSELIRELWNDGNGLSYRQIADRLGIKLSTVQDVFRGYKGSGTVRPKKEASDG, from the coding sequence ATGGACGACGAGGAGGTGCGCCGCGTGTCAGACGCCCTCGATGCGGTCGAACAGATCGCGGACCGGGAAGAGCGGGTCAGAGCCCAGAGCAAGATCATGGCTGAGCAGGTCCGCCGAAATAAGGTCTGGGCGCAGGAGCGCAGCGAGCTGATCCGCGAGCTGTGGAACGACGGCAACGGGCTCTCGTATCGGCAGATCGCCGACCGCCTCGGGATCAAGCTCAGCACGGTGCAGGACGTCTTCCGTGGCTACAAGGGGTCGGGGACCGTGCGACCGAAGAAGGAGGCGTCGGATGGATGA